Sequence from the Streptomyces peucetius genome:
TGTCCGTGCCCTCGCCGATCCGGCGCAGCAACTGCCGGGCCGCGGGCAGCTGTGCCCATCCCGCCTCGTGGCCGTGCGTGGTGGCCACCAGCCGCCGTGCGCCCGCCCTACGCAGCGCCGGGGCCATCAGCCCGAGCGGAGCGGCGGCCCCGAACCACACGGACTCGCAGCCGTGTTCGCGCAGCAGCTGCGTGGCCCTGCGCGTCACGCGCGGGGTGGGCAGCAGCATCGTCGTACGGTCCCGGACGACGGTGAAGGGCTGTTCGGCGTCGAAGGCCGCGGTCGCCTCCACGCCCTCCCGGCTCCGCTTCCACGTGGACGCGTAGACGACGAGCTGCCCGGGGTCCAGCCGTAGCGCCATGTTGTGCAGGAACGCCTGGATGCCGCCGGGCCTGGGCGGGAAGTCGTTGGTCACGATCAGGGTCTTGTGCATCGCCGCCGACAGTACCGAACCGCCCCGGCACTGGTTCCGGCACGGCCCCGCCTCATGTCCGGGCACCGGCGTGCCCGGCATCATGAAGGTGCCCGTAACCGGACGAAAGGGGCACAACGGCATGGTGGTGGCGAGCGTCGCCCGGCATCCCGTCCCGGTGTGGGTCGTGACGAGGGCGGTGCTGCTGCTCTGCCTGTCGGGGGCCGTCACCTTCCCCGGCCCCGACGTCACGACCGATGTCTCGGTGATCTACCAGGGCTGGCACGAGATCCTGCGGACCGGCACCTATCCGCTGGACGACGTCACCTGGCAGTACCCACCGGGTGCCGCGCTCGCGATCCTCGCTCCCGGCCTGCTGCCGGGCCTCGGCTACGCCCCCGCGTTCTTCCTCCTGACGCTGGTGTGCGACCTGCTGGTCCTGGTCCTGCTGTTGCGTACGGAAAGCGGCGGAGCAGCACGTCGCGGCACCTGGGTGTGGGTGGCGGGGGTGCCGCTGCTCGGACCGACCGTCTACGCCCGGTACGACCTGATGGTGACCGCCGCGGCCGTCGGCGCCCTGCTCGCGGGCGTGCGCCGGCCCCGGGTGATGGGCCTGCTCGCCGGTCTGGGCGCGCTGCTGAAGGTGTGGCCGCTGCTGGTGCTCCTCGGCACGCCGCGCGGCCGGGCGACCCGCCGGTCCTGGTCGGCCGCGGCGGTCGCGGTGACGGCTGTGACCCTGGCGCTGGCCGCCGCGGTGCCGGGGGCGCTGGCCTTCCTCGCCTCCCAGCGTGACCGGGGCACCGAGATCGAGTCGCTGGGCGCCCTCGTCTTCCACGTCTGGCGCCACTTCGGGTGGCAGGGCCAGGTGCTGCTCAACTACGGCTCCGTCGAGTTCCTCGGCCCGTACGTCCCGCTCGTCAGCACTCTGGCCCTCGCCCTGTCCGTCGCCGCGCTCGGCTGGCTGGTGGTGTGGCGGGTTCGGGCCCGGCAGTTCACGGCCGCCACACCGTGCGACGCGGCCTTCGCCGCCGTTCTGCTGTTCACCACCACGAGCCGGGTGATCAGCCCCCAGTACCTGGTGTGGCTGGTCGGCCTGGCCGCCGTGTGCCTGGTGCACCGCTCCAGCCGGATGCTGAGGCCGGCCGTGCTGGTCCTGGCCGCGACCGGTGTGACGCTCCTGGAGTTCCCGTTGTGGTTCTCGCACGTCGTGGCGAGCGACCCGCTGGGGATCACGCTGCTCGTGGTGCGCAACGGGCTGCTGGTTGCAGCGACGGTCGACGCGTGCCGACGGCTGTGGCGGCGGACCGTCACGGAGGCGGCACGGCCGCGGCCGGGTCCGGGGCCGGGGCCGGGGCCGACCGCGGCGCTCAGTCCAGAACCCCGGTCAGGTAGTCCCGCCACATCGCGGTGAGTTCGGCTGCCGTGGTGCCCAGTTCCTCGCTCAGCGCACGCTCCACCGCACCGTCCCGGTACTGTCCCTCGCCGACGGTCCGGTAGAACGCGGTGAGCTTCTCCTCGCCCCAGCGCTCCGCGATCATCGCGCAGGCCAGCCGTCCGCCCTCGTAGGCGCGTGCGAGCGCGCCGGCGTCCCCGTCGAACGAGAAGTCCCGGTCGTCGGGCAGCCCGGCCGGCACGTCCCCGGCCCGCACTGCCTCCTGCATCTCGGGGGCGGCCTCGGCGGCGGTACGGCCCGTGCCGCGGTACGCGACCCAGTCCGCGAAGCCCTCCGACAACCACATCGGCGTCACGGCGGAGGTGTGCGCGCGGGTCGCCACATGGGTGGCCTCGTGGGTGAGCACCACCCCCTGCCCGAAGTCGCCGAGCAGCGCGTACGCCTCCGGGTTCACGACCACCCGGTCCGCCGGGGACTCGACCTCGCGGTTCGTCTCGCCCGTGGTCACGGCGGCTATGCCCCGGTACCCGGCGGCCGGCGCGCCTAGCAGCCCGCCCATCCCCTCCACCGACGCCGGCACGAGCACGACGACGCGGCCCGCCCACTTCGACGGCCAGGCGTCCGACACCGCGGGCACGGCCCGGTCGGCCGCCGCCGCGAGATCACGCAGCCGCTCCTGGTCCTGGCCGACGCCGAGGACGATGCTGTGGCTGCCCCGGGCGACGTCCACGTCGCCCTGCTGCCACAGCTGCTGCCGCGGGGTGCCGGTGCCGGTTCCCGCGCGGTCGGCGGTCACGTACCAGCGGCCGTCGCGCTCGGCCAGCTCCAGGGTGCGCGAGACGGTCATGGGCGCGGTGTCGTAGCCGGCGATGCGGTAGCGCACCTCGGCGTCGGCGACGGCCGTCGCACCGTGGTGGCGCACGTCCTTGACCAGGTACTCCCAGGAGCCCAGCGGCACGTCGGCGAGATTGTCGAACTCCTCGCCCTGCGCCTCCCGCAGCGCGGCGGCGCCGGGCTCGAGCGACGCGAGGTAGGCGGCGCGGTCGTGCCCGAGCAGCGCGGCGGCGCGGGCGTCCAGCGTCCGCCGGATCTCCTCGACGGCGGGGTCGGCGGGCGGGCCGGCGACAGCACACC
This genomic interval carries:
- a CDS encoding glycosyltransferase 87 family protein, whose translation is MVVASVARHPVPVWVVTRAVLLLCLSGAVTFPGPDVTTDVSVIYQGWHEILRTGTYPLDDVTWQYPPGAALAILAPGLLPGLGYAPAFFLLTLVCDLLVLVLLLRTESGGAARRGTWVWVAGVPLLGPTVYARYDLMVTAAAVGALLAGVRRPRVMGLLAGLGALLKVWPLLVLLGTPRGRATRRSWSAAAVAVTAVTLALAAAVPGALAFLASQRDRGTEIESLGALVFHVWRHFGWQGQVLLNYGSVEFLGPYVPLVSTLALALSVAALGWLVVWRVRARQFTAATPCDAAFAAVLLFTTTSRVISPQYLVWLVGLAAVCLVHRSSRMLRPAVLVLAATGVTLLEFPLWFSHVVASDPLGITLLVVRNGLLVAATVDACRRLWRRTVTEAARPRPGPGPGPGPTAALSPEPRSGSPATSR